One segment of Chionomys nivalis chromosome 3, mChiNiv1.1, whole genome shotgun sequence DNA contains the following:
- the LOC130871163 gene encoding zinc finger protein 431-like, translated as MNAVTYDDVHINFTWEEWTLLDPSQKSLYKDVMLETYRNLTTIGYSWEDRNIDEHCQSSRRHERHEKSQTGEKTSVYTQCVKDFACDSHLHRHEKTHTRLKRYEGNECGKAFSHHSHLQIYKRTYSGEKPYVSNQCGKTFACHSHLQSHERTHTGEKPYECSQCGKAFALPSTLQTQKRLHTGEKPYECNQCGKAFVQHSHLQSYERSHTGEIPYEFNQYGKAFACHSNLQKNKRIHMGEKPYECNQCGKAFAQHRHLQSHERTHTGEKPYECNQCGKAFAYHSNLQRHKRTHTGEKPYECNQCGKAFALPSTLQIHKRSHTGEKPYECNKCGKAFAQHSHLQCHERRHTGKKPYECNQCGKTFVCHSSLQTHKRTHTGEKPYECNQCGKAFICHSSLQAHKRTHTGEKSYVCIQCGKVFSYPSYLQSHERSHTGEKPFECNQCGKAFSQHGHLQSHERIHTGEKPYECNQCGKAFAHLSHLQRHERIHTGEKPYECNQCDKAFAWRSNLRRHKRTHTGEKPFVCNQCGKAFVCHSSLQTHERTHTGEKPYE; from the exons aatgcagtgacctatgatgacgTGCATATCAACTTCACTTGGGAAGAGTGGACTTTACTGGATCCTTCACAGAAgagtctctacaaagatgtgatgctggagacctacagaaaCCTCACTACTATAG GATACAGTTGGGAGGACCGTAATATTGATGAACATTGTCAaagttctagaagacatgaaag GCATGAAAAAAGTCAAACTGGAGAGAAAACTTCTGTATATACTCAGTGTGTTAAAGACTTTGCATGTGACAGTCATCTTCACAGGCATGAAAAAACACATACTAGATTGAAACGTTATGAAGGAAatgagtgtggtaaagccttttcacatcacagtcatcttcaaatttataaaagaacatacagtggagagaaaccctatgtatctaatcagtgtggtaaaacctttgcatgtcacagtcatctacaaagtcatgaaagaacccatactggagagaaaccctatgaatgtagtcagtgtggtaaagcctttgcacttcCCAGTACTCTTCAAACACAGAAAAGATTACATACTGgtgagaagccctatgaatgtaatcagtgtggtaaagcctttgtgcagcacagtcatcttcaaagttatgaaagaagccatactggagagataCCCTATGAATTTAATCAAtatggtaaagcctttgcatgtcatagtaatcttcaaaaaaataaaagaatccatatgggagagaaaccctatgaatgtaatcagtgtgggaaagcctttgcACAGCACAGACACCTACAAAGtcatgaaagaacccatactggagagaagccctatgaatgtaatcaatgtggtaaagcctttgcatatcACAGTAATCTACAAAGAcataaaagaacccatactggagagaaaccctatgaatgtaatcagtgtggtaaagcctttgcacttcCCAGTactcttcaaatacataaaagatcacatactggtgagaagccctatgaatgtaataagtgtggtaaagcctttgcacagcacAGTCATCTTCAATGTCATGAAAGAAGACACACTGGgaagaaaccctatgaatgtaatcagtgtggtaaaaccTTTGTATGTCACAGTAGTctccaaacacataaaagaacccatactggagagaaaccctatgaatgtaatcagtgtggtaaagcttttataTGTCACAGTAGTCTCCAAGCAcataaaagaacccatactggagagaaatcctATGTATGTATTCAGTGTGGTAAAGTCTTTTCATATCCCAGTTATCTTCAAAgtcatgaaagaagccatactggagagaaaccgtttgaatgtaatcaatgtggtaaagcgtTTTCACAGCATGGTCATCTTCAAAGTCATGAAAGaatccatactggagagaaaccctatgaatgtaatcagtgtggtaaagcctttgcacatctCAGTCATCTACAACGTCATGAAAGaatccatactggagagaaaccctatgaatgtaatcaatgtgataaagcctttgcaTGGCGCAGTAATCTAcgaagacataaaagaactcatactggagagaagccctttgtatgtaatcagtgtggtaaagcctttgtatGTCACAGTAGTCTCCAAACACATgagagaacacatactggagagaaaccctatgaataa